A single genomic interval of Arachis duranensis cultivar V14167 chromosome 7, aradu.V14167.gnm2.J7QH, whole genome shotgun sequence harbors:
- the LOC110273567 gene encoding uncharacterized protein LOC110273567 translates to MKGGITRAKEHLMIKPGNVVGCKIVPKDVIAELWEYYHQKKNRGRQTATPGSTEEHNVNVRELDLESLGFGLSEKDAQGIDEPHNPAPMAAARGGTSITRGGTTSMRGPMDLFIRKPETSIARNKREKLRQLNIKEACNKEAARRVHQYIEWWFYQAGIPLNPVKLKSFQEMLWAVGSFGHNLPAPSYQALRVPLLNEELDYTKELLKGHKNNEKTGATFLKSIDASDYVKTGEKLFELLDDVVEEIDEHNVVQVVTDNGSNYVLAGKLLMEKRPNLFWTPCATHYLDLMLEDIGKLPLIKKTIKRAISLVSFTYSHSSTLAMLRHFTNGKELVRHAVTRFATSFLSLERLYEEKGNLRRMFTSDEWAKNKLSKEAKGREVTKIVIMLSFCNHVKYTLKIVGPLVRVLRLVDGEKKSQMGYIYEAMEKAMECIMKIFLNDESKYNNVFKIIDNRWNCQLHRPLHAAAFWWRTYGHEAQNMRDLAIKILSLTCSASGCERNWSIFEHIHTKKRNRLDHERMESLVFIKYNQQLIERYNLKDEVDPIALNDIDECNEWLVGEIGTVTF, encoded by the exons atGAAAGGAGGCATCACAAGGGCAAAAGAGCACTTAATGATCAAGCCTGGAAATGTTGTTGGATGTAAAATAGTTCCAAAAGATGTTATTGCTGAATTATGGGAGTATTACCATCAGAAAAAAAATCGAGGAAGACAAACTGCCACCCCGGGAAGCACCGAAGAACATAATGTCAATGTTAGGGAACTTGACTTAGAGAGTTTGGGGTTCGGATTGTCAGAGAAAGATGCTCAAGGAATTGATGAACCTCATAATCCAGCTCCAATGGCAGCAGCTAGAGGGGGTACAAGTATTACTAGAGGGGGTACAACTAGCATGAGAGGTCCAATGGACTTGTTTATTAGAAAACCTGAAACTTCcattgcaagaaacaaaagaGAGAAATTGAGGCAGCTGAACATCAAGGAAGCATGTAATAAGGAAGCAGCTCGTAGAGTTCATCAATACATAGAATGGTGGTTCTACCAAGCTGGGATTCCATTGAACCCGGTAAAGTTGAAGAGTTTTCAAGAAATGTTGTGGGCTGTTGGAAGCTTTGGTCACAATTTACCTGCTCCCAGTTATCAAGCTCTAAGGGTTCCGTTGCTTAATGAGGAGTTGGATTACACCAAAGAATTGTTGAAGGGTCATAAGAACAATGAAAAAA CTGGGGCAACGTTTTTGAAGTCTATTGATGCTTCTGATTATGTGAAGACTGGTGAGAAATTATTTGAGCTTCTTGATGATGTGGTCGAGGAAATTGATGAGCACAACGTTGTTCAAGTTGTAACTGATAATGGGAGTAATTATGTTCTTGCTGGTAAGTTGTTGATGGAGAAAAGGCCAAATTTGTTTTGGACTCCTTGTGCTACCCACTATTTGGATTTGATGCTTGAGGACATTGGGAAGTTaccattaattaaaaaaaccataaaaaggGCCATCTCGTTGGTTAGCTTCACTTATAGTCACTCTAGCACGTTAGCTATGTTGAGACACTTCACAAATGGCAAGGAGTTGGTAAGGCATGCAGTCACCCGATTTGCCACTTCATTTCTCTCTTTGGAAAGGCTTTATGAGGAGAAAGGAAATTTGAGAAGAATGTTCACCTCGGATGAATGGGCAAAGAATAAGTTGTCAAAGGAGGCAAAGGGGAGGGAGGTAACAAAGATTGTTATCATGCTATCTTTTTGTAATCATGTCAAGTACACCCTTAAGATCGTGGGCCCTCTTGTTCGGGTGCTTAGACTTGTTGATGGAGAGAAAAAGTCACAAATGGGATATATTTATGAAGCAATGGAGAAGGCAATGGAATGCATCATGAAAATATTTCTTAATGATGAGAGCAAGTACaataatgtttttaaaatcattGACAACAGATGGAATTGCCAACTTCATCGTCCGTTGCATGCAGCCG caTTTTGGTGGCGGACATATGGGCATGAAGCTCAAAACATGCGAGACCTTGCTATCAAGATCTTGAGCTTGACTTGTAGTGCTTCTGGATGTGAGCGCAATTGGAGTATATTTGAGCACATTCAtactaagaaaagaaatagaCTTGATCATGAAAGGATGGAGAGTTTGGTCTTCATAAAGTATAACCAACAACTCATCGAGAGGTACAACCTTAAAGATGAAGTTGACCCTATTGCACtcaatgatattgatgagtgTAATGAGTGGTTAGTGGGAGAAATTGGGACTGTCACCTTTTGA